The Deltaproteobacteria bacterium nucleotide sequence CAGCACCGTGAAGCCCAGGGTCGCCAGGCTCAGCGCGGGATTCCCGTCGGGCCAGGCCACCAGCAGCACGATGGTGCCGAACATGCACACGAACGCGATGGGCACCATGTATTTCCAGCACATGGCCATGAGCTGGTCCACCCGCACCCGCGGCAGGGTGCCGCGGATCCACATGGCCACGAGGACCCACATATACGACTTGGCGAAGAAGACCGTGAACTCCACCACGCCCTTGGCCACCGGATACTCGGCCATGGTCACGCCCAGGATGGTCGCGGGGATCTGCCACCCGCCGAGGAACAGGGTCGTCGCGATGGCGCCGATGACGTACAGGTTGCCCCACTCCGCGAAGAAGAAGAACAGGAAGCGCATGCCGCTGTACTCGGTCACGTAGCCGGCCACCAGCTCCGACTCCGCCTCGGGAATGTCGAAGGGCGTGCGGTTCCCCTCGGCCAGCGCGGAGGTGAAGAACATGAAGAAGGCCACCAGGGTGAAGGGATTGTAGAAGATGAACCAGTCCTGCGGCGCCCATCCCTGGGCCTGGATGATCCCCTGCATGCTCAGGGTGCCGGACAGGAAGATCACCGTCAGCACCGACAGCCCGGCGGGGATCTCGTAGCTGACGATCTGCGCGGCCGAGCGCATGCCGCCCAGCAGCGACCACTTGTTGTTGGAAGACCAGCCCGCCATCAGGATGCCCACCACCGCGAGCGAGGTGATGGCCAACAGGTAGAGGATGCCGATATTGAGGTCCGCGGGGATCAGCCAACTGCCGAAGGGGATGACGACGAAGGCCCCGAGGAACCCGGCGAAGACGATGTACGGTGCCAGCAGGAAGAGCTTCCTGTCGGCCGACGACGGGATGATGTCCTCTTTCTGTATGTTCTTGACGCCGTCCGCGAGCCACTGGAGGATACCCTGCGGCCCGACCCGGTTGGGGCCGACGCGGGACTGCATGCGCGCCCACACGCGCCGCTCGAGCCAGCTCGTCACCCCGGCCAGCGGCGCCACGAACAACGACAGCACGGCGAAGGCCACCAGGATCGCGGCCAGCGCATAGCCCACGGGCGCCGGGATCGCCGCCGGCAGCAACGCCTGTATCAGGTCTTGAACGGTGAATTCCATCTCTGCGGCCTCAGCGTCGTGTCTAGCGGTCAATCTCTGGAGCGTCCACGTCCAGGCTCGCGATCAGCGCGATCAGGTCCGCCACCATGATGCCCGGACTGATCTTGTCGATGATGCTCATGGCGGTGAAGGAGCCGGTGCGGATGCGCACCCGGTAAGGGTACTCGCTGCCGTCGCTCACCACGTAGTAGCCCATGTCGCCGCGCGGCGCCTCGATGCGCACGTAGGTCTCACCGGCGGGCGGCTTGAACTTGCGCGCGACCTTGGCGACGGCCGGGCCGTCGGGCATCTTGTCGAGGCACTGGCGCAGGATCCTGCAACTCTCCAGCAGCTCGCGAATTCGCACGTAGTAGCGGTCGTAGGAATCGCCCTGCGAGCCGCGCTCCCCCCGGCCCACCGGCACGTCGAAGTCCAGCTCGGGATAGACCGAGTAGGGGATGTCCCGGCGAATGTCCCAATGCACCCCGGACGCCCGCAGGTTGGGCCCCACCAGGTTGTACTGGAGCGCGTCCTCCTTCGAAATGACCGCGACGTTGGCCAGCCGCTCGATGAAGATCTTGTTGTTGGACAGCAACCGGTTGTACTCGTCGACGATGGTCTCGAAGTGGTCCAGGAACGCGGTGATGCGGCCGCATGTCTCGGGCTTGATGTCGTAGCCGACGCCGCCGATGCGCAGGTAGTTGTAGGTGAGGCGCGCGCCGCAGATCTCCTCCATGAGGTCGTTGATGGTCTCGCGCTCGCGCAGCGCGTGCAGGAACGGCGTGATGGCGCCGATGTCCTGGCCGAACGTGCCCACCGCGATGAGGTGGCTGGCGACGCGGTTGAGCTCGCAGGCGATGACGCGGCAGTACTCGCCGCGCGGCGGCACCTCGACTCCGCCCAGCCGCTCGGCGGCCATGCAGAAGCCCTGGTTGGCGAACATGGCGGCGAGATAGTCGGCCCGGTCGGTGTAGGGCACGTAGCCGTGCCACGTGCACTTCTCGCCGATCTTCTCGATGGAGCGGTGCAGGTAGCCCACGTCCGGGATGGCCTCGTTGATGACCTCGCCGTCGGTCTTGACCACGAACCGAAGCACCCCGTGGGTGCTCGGGTGCTGCGGCCCCACGTTCAGGGTCATGTCCTCGGTGTGCAGGCCCGTACCGGTGGAAACCTCGCTCATGATATCGATCCTTCGTCAGTCGGTCCGACGACGGCCTGACCGGACGGCATCAAACCCCGCCCTCGGCCCGATTCGCGGCCGGACGCGAGGGGCTCGAGCCCCGTCCCTACCGCAGGTTCTCCGGCACCAGCGGCGCGCGCTCGGTGCTGATGCCGTCGTACTCTTCCTGCTCGACGAAATCCTTGCGCAGGGGATAACCCACCCAGTCTTCGGGCAACAGGATCCTGCGCAGGTCCGAGTGCCCTTCGAAGAAGACTCCAAAAAGGTCGAACACCTCCCGCTCGAACCAGTTGGCGACCTTCCAGATCTCCTCCACCGTGGCGATCCGCGCCGCGTCGCGGTCGAGATCGACCTTGACCACGGTCTGCTCCTTGGAGTCGTATGAATACAGGTGGTAGACCACCTGGATGACGTTCTCCTTCGGGAGGTCCACGGCCGTCAGGTCCGAGAGCACGTGGAACCTGAGGGCCTCGTCGTCGCGCAACGCTCGGCAGACCTCCTGGACGCGCGCCGGCTCGACCTTGAAGAACGGCTCCGGAACCTCCTCGTCGAACCCACCCACGCCGTCCGGGCACAGTTCCCGGACGCGCTCGTATATCTCTTTTGCCGTCATGTCGTCGGTACCTGCCGGAGACGAAGGGTCAGTTCTTCACCCACTCCAGATCGCCCTTGCACCAGTCGTAGATGAGCCCCAGGAACACGATGAGGGTGAAGACGGAGATGGCGGCGAAGGCAAAGAGCCCCGCGTCGTTCTGGAGCCAGTCGCGGAACACCACCGCCACCGGGAAGATGAAGGCGATCTCCACCTCGAAGATGATGAATATGAGGGCGATAAAGTAGAACCGGACGTTGAAGTTGACCCAGGCGCTGCCGGACGCGGGCTCGCCGCACTCGTAGGTCATGAGCTTGCGGAGCTGCGGATTGGAAGGCCTCAGCAGCCGGCCGATCAGCAGGTTGACCCAGACGAAGGCCGCCCCCAACAACGTGAAGCAAAGGACGCTGGCAAAGTCGAAAAGCATTTTTCCTTGGATAAGCTAAAGAAATCAATGACCTTTTTCAGACGGCCACTATATACACAAAAGCCCCTCCCGGTCAAACCAAGCGGTGCGGGCCAGCCACGGGGCGCGCTTACACTGCCGCACCGTTCCTGTTACCCTAACCGGCAGCCGGATGGCCGGCGCAAACCCTCCGACGCAACGAAAGAGAGCACACACCATGGCAAGTGTCCGCATCACCGTCGCCTGTTGGGACTATGACCGTACGCGCCCCTTGCAGGAGGGCCGCGTGCCGGTGGAGGGGGTCGAGCTGACCTACCTGCCGTTCCGCGTCGAGGAGACCTTCTGGCGCATGCTGCGCTACCAGGACTTCGACGCCGCCGAGATGTCCATGGGCTCGTACCTGATGTCCAAGGACAAGGGCACGCCCCGTTTCGTGGCGATTCCCGTGTTTCCCTCCCGCGCCTTCCGCCACTCCGGCATCTACATTCACACCGGCTCCGGCATCAAGGCACCCGGCGACCTCAACGGCAAGCGCATCGGTGTTCCCGAGTACCAGATGACCGCGGCCATCTGGCAACGCGGCCTCTTGCAGCACGAGTACGGCGTGGAACTCGAAAAGGTAAACTGGTTCACGGGCGGGGAAGAGACACCCGGCCGGGAGGAAAAGCTCCGTCCGGACCTCCCCGAGACCCTTTCCATCACCCCCATCGGCCCGGAGCAGACGCTCTCCTCCATGTTGGAGAACGGCGACATCGACGCGCTGATCTCGGCGCACATGCCGTCGCCCTTCGTGCGCCGCTCCCCCGGGGTGGCGCGCCTGTTCCCGGACTTCCGCGCGGTGGAGGAGGCGTACTTCCGCAAGACCGGCATCTTCCCCATCATGCACACCCTGGTCTTCCGGGAGGACGTGTACGAACGCCATCCCTGGGTGGCCCAGAACCTCTACAAGGCCTTCTGCGAGTCCAAGCGGCTGTGCGCCGAGGCCATGTACGAATACTCCGCGCTCAAGTACATGATGGCCTGGTCCATCGAGCAGATGGAGAAGGAACGGGAGGTCCTGGGGCCCGACCCCTGGGCCTACGGCCTGGAGCCCAACCGCCACGTTTTGGAGACGCTGGTGGGCTACGCCCACGAGCAGGGTCTCATCAAGCAGCGGCTGGAAGTGGACAGCCTGTTCGCGCCGAGCACGCTGAACGAGTTCAAGGTATAGGCATCGTATAAGGTACAGGTACTTGGCCGACCCCGAAAAGCCGGGCGGCGACGCCCCTCCGCCCGAACAGCCCATGACGCCGGAGCCGTCAGCAAGCGGCCCCGATCCCGCCATCCAGGAAACCAAGTGGTGGATCGACACCGGCATCCGGCGGGGACAGGAACCCGCCGAGCGCGAACCCAAGGGCGTCATAGAGCGCTGGGCCTTCGAGCTGCTGAAGGACTATCGCCAGGAACGCGCGCTCCAGAACATCGTCAACATCAACGGCCAGGTCCTGCGCGAGCTGGGCAACAACGACGAACGCTGGGTCTACGTGTCCCTGGGTGTCGGCGAGTTCCCCACCAAGCGCCTCAACCACATCAAGGACGCCCTGCGCATCCCGCGCTACGCCCGCGCCCTCGCCGTCGACGCCGGCTACTCCGTCCGCATCCTCATCACCGGCGACCCCCCGGGCGAAAAGCTCCTGGACATCAACTTCACCGAGTCGCCGTCCCTGGACTACTGGATCCACGGCGACCTGGTCGAAGAGCAGATGTTCCGCTCCATCGACGACGCCCTCAAGCGCCTGCGAAATTCCGTGCACCGGTATTTGCGGACGACAGTGGTCGAGGCGGAGTCATGAGCTTCAGACGACAATCAACTGACCAATGGCAACGCGACATCCCTGGCGCACGTTGGTTCAAAGCCGACCTCCACATACACACGATCGACGACCATGCCGGCAGCCGGGCCACGCCGGAAGGATGGACGCCAACCCTTGCCCGGATCGCAATTTGCCGCTACAAACTACGCAAATGCGCAGGGAGCGACTATGGAAGACACGATGCATTTGGCGAATGTTGCGGCAACCATACTTGGCGGATGTCGAGCCATTGGGGTGACGGTGAACACCGATGCCGACATGACCAAAGCGGTAGAGGGCGGTTTCTCCGTCACGACTGTTGACGCTCTGAGACGGCGGGGGGTAACGGAAAATGAAATTGGCCGCCTGATCATCAAACCTCGGACCCTCTCCCACCGAAGGGCAGGCAGCGGGAGGCTGACGGTCGAGGAATCCGACCGTGCGGCGCGGGTGGCTCGGGTGATCGCGTTGGCGGAGAGGACCTTCGGAAACCAAGACAAGGCCTGTCGCTGGCTTCACAAGAACCTCGCTTCGTTGGACGATCGGCGACCGATCGACCTGACCCAAACGGCGGCAGGCACCCGTCTCGTCGAAGACATCCTGGCGAAAATCGCCTGGGGTGCCGCTGCCTGATGCGGCTTTGGCGGTTGTCGAACGCCGAGGATGCCCACCGCTTCGACGGCGGCTATGGCCTGTACCATGATGGCCGCTGGAATACGCGTGGGCACCTTGTGACCTATTGCGCCACCGGTCCCGCGCTTTGTGTGCTGGAAAAGCTCGTTCATGTGGAGGACCCGGCACTACTGCCGGACGGCACCACGCTGGTCTGTTACGAAGTGCCTGACGAGCTCGCAACGGACGAAGTCCGAACAGACCAATTGCCGGTCAATTGGCGATCGAACCAACCAGCGACACAGCGAATCGGTGACGAATGGCTGCACGGCGCCGGCGGTTGCCTGTTGCGTGTTCCATCGGTGATCGTTCCCATCGCGGAGTCCGGCGACAGAAACTTTCTGATCAACCACCGGCACGAGGCGGTGACCCGCATCTATATTTCCTACACCCGGATGTTCGAATACGACCCGCGGCTCTTCACCTTCGGGTGAGCAGGCGTCAGCCGCCCGCGGCGGGTCTGCCGATGGTGTTGGGCGGGGTGGTGAAGGAGACGGAGCTGGTGATTTCGAGGCCGTAGCCGGAAAGGCCGACGAGGTTTCGAGGGTTGTTGGTGACGAGGCGGAGCTTGCGTACGCCCAAGTCCCGGAGGATCTGGGCGCCGATGCCGAAGTCGCGGAAGCTCCTTTGCTTTCCCGCCTCGTCGGTGCGCAGTCCCTTGCCCTCGGGCTGCAGGTAGAGCACGACGCCGGCGCCTTCCTTGGCGATCAGCTCCATGGACTGCTTGATGACCGAGCCGGTGTCGAAGAACTCGAAGCCGAAGACGTCGCCGGGGAGAAACTTGGTGCACACCCGCACCATGGTCTCGCGGTCCCCGGATATCTCTCCCTTGATGAGCGCCAGGTGCTCGGTGGCATCCACGTGGGTGTTGTACACCACCGCCTGGAAATCGCCGCCGTAGCGCGTGGGCAGGCGCGTCGAGGCGACCCGGTGGATGAGCGAGTCGTGCTTGAGCCGGTACTCGATGAGGTCCTTGATGGTGCAAAGCTTGAGGTCGTACTTCTCGCCGAACTCCTCGAGGTCCGACAGCCGCGCCATCGTGCCGTCGTCCTTCATGATCTCGCAGATCACGCCGGCGGGCTTGAGCCCCGCCAGCCGGCACAGGTCCACGGATCCTTCGGTCTGGCCGGTGCGCACGAGCACGCCGCCGTTCCTGGCGCGCAGGGGGAAAATGTGTCCTGGAGTGCACAGGTCCCCGGGATTGGCGTCGTCCGCGATGGCGGCGAGGATGGTCTCGGCGCGGTCGGAGGCGGAGATGCCGGTGGTGACGTTCTTGACGCCGTCGATGGATACCGTGAAGGCCGTGCCATAGGGGGCCGTGTTGTCCCGCACCATCATGGTGAGGCCGAGTTGCGCGACCTTGTCCTCGGTCAGCGGCAGGCAGATCAGGCCCCGTCCCCAAGTGGCCATGAAGTTGATGGCCTCGGGAGTGACCAACTCCGCGGCCATGGTGAGGTCGCCCTCGTTCTCGCGGTTCTCGTCATCCATCAGGATGACCATCTTGCCTTGACGGATGTCTTCCAGTGATTCTTCGATGGTGGCTACGGCCATGGGTTCCTAACCTAACATCCGCCATCCATCTCCGCCACCACCGACCGCGCCGCCGCGGGCGGGTCGTCCGCCCCGGTGATGGGCCTGCCCACCACGATGTAGTCGATGCCGGCGCGCACGGCGTCGCCGGGGGTCATGACCCGCTTCTGGTCGCCCGCCTGCTGGCCGGCGGGGCGGATGCCCGGCGTCACCAGCAGGAACGCGTCGCCGCAAGCGCGCCGGATGTCGCGGACTTCCTGCGCGGAGCAGACCACGCCCGCCAGTCCGGTCTCACGGGTCATGCGTGCAAGCCGCACCACGTGAGCGGGAACGTCTCCCTGGATACCCTGTGCTTCGAGGTCCGCGCCGTCCAGGCTGGTGAGCACCGTGACGCCGAGCACCGCCGGACGCCGCAGGCTCTCCGCGGCGCACGCTTCCTCCACCGCCGCCGCGGTCTGGCGCATCATCTCGCGCCCGCCGGAGGCGTGCACGTTGAACAGCTTGACGCCCAGCCGGGCGGCCTCCACGGCCGCCGCCGCCACGGTGTTGGGTATGTCGTGGAACTTGAGGTCGAGGAAAACCTCGCCGCCGAGGTCGTGGATCATGCGCACGATGTCCGGCCCGGCGTTCACGAAGAGCTGCTTGCCGACCTTGAACATCCCCACTTCCGGCGCCAGCAGGGTGGCGAGGGAGCGCGCCTTTTCCGGGTCGGCCAGGTCCAGCGCGACGATCAGCCGTTCCTTGACACCGGAGCCGCCGGAGGTCATGTCGCCGCTCCTTCGAGCGCCGCGACGATGCGCGCCGCGGCGTCATCCACGGGAATATCCTCGCTGGCCCCATCCCGGCGCCAGCGCAGTTCCACGTTGCCCTTGGCCAGACCCCGGGCGCCGACGGTGATGCGCAGCGGGATGCCCACCAGGTCGGCGTCCTTGAACTTGACGCCGGGCCGTTCGTCGCGGTCGTCCAGCAAGACCTCCCAGCCGGCTTCCCTGAGGCCGTCGTAGATACGGTCCGTGACCTCCCGGACGGCGTCCTCCTTGTAGTTGAGGGGCAGCAGCTCGACGGCGAAGGGCGCGATGGACAGGGGCCAGATGATGCCGTCGGCGTCGTTGTTCTGCTCAATGGATGCGGCCATGAGCCGCGTGACGCCGATGCCGTAGCAGCCCATCTCCATGGCGCGCTCGTGCCCCTCGGAGTCGAGGATGGTGGCACTCATGGCTTCGCTGTACTTGCGGCCGAGGTAGAAGACGTGCCCCACCTCGATGCCGCGATGCTCCTCGATGACGCCCGCCTCGCAGCGCGCGCAACGGTCTCCGGCCCGAACCAGACGCAGATCCGCGAAGCGCGCGGGGGTGAAATCCCGGGCCTGGTCCACGTGGATGGTGTGGGCGTCGTTCCGGTTGGCGCCGACGACCGCGTCGGTCATGCCCTGAACGGCGTGGTCCGCCCACACCTCCAGGGGCAGGTTCACGGGGCCCAGGAACCCCGTCGGCGCCCCCACGGCCTGCCGCACCTCATCCTCGTCGGCCAACTCCACGGCGATGGTATCCAGCAGGTTGCCCAGCTTGGTCTCGTTGACCTCGTGGTCGCCGCGCACCAGCACCGCCAGCAGCCCTCTGGACGGCTTCCGGTAGATCATGGTCTTGATGAAGCGCTCCGGCGGTACCTTCAGGAACTCGGAGACTTCCGGGACGGTCTTGAGGCCGGGAGTGGCCACCACCTCCGCCTCGGCACCGCCCGCGGCGCCCTCGTATTCCGCCAGCCGCGACTCCGCCTTCTGCACGTTGGCCGCGTAGTCGCAGGCGCCGCACGCCGCGAGCGCGTCCTCGCCCGATTCCGCCAGCACCTGGAACTCGTGCGACAGGCTCCCGCCGATGGCGCCGGAATCGGCCTCCACCGCGCGGAAGCTCAGGCCGCAGCGAGTGAAGATGCGCCGGTAGGTGTCGTACATGTTGTGGTACTCGCGCTCGGCGTCTTCCCGGTCCAGGTGGAAGCTGTAGGCATCCTTCATGATGAACTCACGCCCGCGCATGAGCCCGAACCGCGGCCGCACCTCGTCCCGGAACTTGGTCTGGATCTGGTAGAGGTTCATGGGCAACTCGCGGTAGGAGCGCACGTCCCGGCGCACGATGTCGGTGATGACCTCCTCGTGGGTGGGGGCGAGGCAGAAGTCGCGCTCGTGACGGTCCTTGAAGCGCAGCAGCTCCTTGCCGTACACGTTCCAGCGGCCGCTGTCCTGCCACAGCTCGGCGGGGGAGGTGACGGGCATCAGCAGTTCCTGGGCGCCGGCCCGGTTCATCTCCTCGCGCACGATGGCCTCGATCTTGCGCAGGGTGCGGAGCGCCAGCGGCAGGATATCGTACACCCCGCGGCTCACCTGCCGGATCATGCCGGCGCGCACCAGCAGCCGGTGACTGACCACATCCGCGTCCGAAGGGTCTTCCTTGACCGTGGGTATGAAAGACGTTCGCCAGCGCATGCATCACTTATAGGCAGCGCCCCGGAAGGTGTCAAATTCGGGCTGTCTCGCCATGCCGCCGCGCCCCACCCCTGGATTCCCGCCCCCGATCGGGGTCGAGGGCAAGCTTTCGCGGGAATGACGGTTCGTGAGGTCCTTGCCTGGCTGGTCCGGACACAGCCTGTTCCGCTGGGATAGCGGATCCTGGCCGGCGCTCCCTGGTCTCAAGGATGCTCCGCGGCGACTGCCTCGGGCGGCATGGCGCGGTAGCGGAACAACCGCCGGACGATCACCTTCAAGTCATCCAGTATGGCGTAGAGACAGGGGGTGAGGATCAGCGTGAGGACGGTGGCGAACGACAGACCCCAGACCACCGAGATGGCCATGGGCGAGAGGAACTTGGCCTGGCCGGTGGCGAAGAAGGCCAGCGGCAGAAGCCCGCCGACCGTGGTGACGGTGGTGAGCATGACCGGCCTCAGGCGCACGACGCCCGACTGGATGATCGACTCGTACGCCGGCGTGCCGCTTTTCCGGCTGCGGTTGATGAAGTCCACCAGGATGAGGGAATCGTTGACCACCACGCCCGCGAGGGCGATGAAGCCCAGGAGGGACATGAAGGTCAGGTTTTCCCCCATGACGAGATGGCCGATCACGACGCCGCCGAGGGAGAAGGGAATCGCGGCCATGACGATGAACGGCTGTACGAACGACTTGAACAGGGAACCCAGCACGAAATAGATGACGAACAACGTGATCAAGGAGATTTGCGGCAGGGAACCCAGCGACTCCTCCATCTCCTGCCGCTCGCCCTTGACCACGACGCGCTGGCCCGGGTAGCGGCGGCCGGCGTCGGCGAACTGCCGCTTCAAGGCGTCCGTAACCTCCAACACCGTGGTTGTCTTCACCTCCACGTCCGCGAAAACGCTCAGCGCCCGCTTCTGGTCGTCCCGGTTGATCTGGGTCGCGCTGATGCCGGTGCCGATGTCGGCGACGTCACTCAGGAAGACCCGCTCACCGGAGGGCAACGTGAGCTTCATGCGCGACACGGTGTCGACCTGGCTGCGCTGGTCTCCGGGAAACCGGACGACGATGGGCACGTCCTCGTCGCCGCGCTGGATGCTCGAAGCCTCGACCCCCTGGAAACCCTGCTGCACCTGACGCGCGATGCTCCTCACATCGAGTCCCAGCGTGCGCCCTTCCGGCTTGAGGCTGATGCGCAGTTCCTCCTTGCCGGCGACCACGTCGTCGCGGATGTCCAATACTCCGGGCAAGGTCGCCAGGAACGCCTTCACCTCATCCGTCAGCCGCCTGAGGCTCGCCAGGTCCTCGCCGATGACCCGGGCCTCGATGTCCGGCCCTCCGGGTCCGGCCTGGAGACTGAGGAACTGGAGCTTGGTGATGCCCGGTATCCGCTCCATCTTGTCCCGGAGATCCTCGATGACCTCGCCCGAGCCGCGGACGCGATCTTCTTGCAACTCCAGGGTGAGTTGCCCCACGTTGCTTCCCCGCACCACGCGGTTCACGTCCAGGAAGGCGGCGCCGACGGTGGTGGATAGGGACTTCATCTCGCCGGGTGGCAACCCCAGCACGATCTCCTCTGCCTGAACGGCCACGGCCTCCGTGTCTTCCAGCTTGGCGTTGGCGGAAGTCTCGAAGTTGATGAAGAACTGGCTCGATTCGAACTCCTTGAAGAGCACGAAGGGCACCCGATACTGGGCCGCCACCGCCAGCAGCACACTGCCCGCGACGATCACGCTGACCGCCACATAACGCCAGCGGACCGCGACTCCGAGGATCGTTTCATAGCCCCCGCGCAGTCTGGCAAGCCACGCGCGCTGGCCGGGCACGTGCATGCGCCGGAGACCGGTCAGGCGGTCGCGACGGCGCATTCGCGTAAGCCACAGGCGCTCCCCGCGGCGCAGCTTGTTCGCATAGGCCGGCGTGATCACCTCCGAAAGATGCGACGGCAGGATGAACAACACCTCGAGCAGCGAGAGCAGCAAGGCGAAGGTCACCACGATGGGGAGCGGCTCCATGAAGAAGCCGATGGTTCCCGGGATCAGCAGGAACGGAACGAAAGCCGCGACCGTGGTCATCACGGTGGTGACCACGGGCCAGGCGACCTCGTAGGTGCCCCGGAGCGCCGCCTCCTTGGCGGGCAGACCCTGCTCCACGTAACGGTACACGTTCTCGGTCACGATGACGGCATCGTCCACCAAGAGGCCGAGGACCAGGATCAGACCGAAGGCGGAGATCATGTTCAGGCTGTAATCGAAGACCGACATCAGAACCATGCAGCCCAGCACCGCGAACGGAATGCCGAGGGCGGTCAACACGGCGATCCGGCCGCGCACGAACAGGCACAGCGTGGCCAGCACGATGCTCAGGCCGATGGCGCCGCTCTCGCCCAGAGTACCCAAACGGTTTCGGATGAACACCGAAAAGTCGTTGAAGATCCCGATGGAAACGGTTCCCGGCAAGGTGCCGCGGAACTCCGCCACGGAGTCGCGGACGCGTTCCGAGACACTGATGGTATCGCCGCTGTCCTCCTTGATCACCACAAGGTTCATCGCCGGCCTGCCGCCGTAACGCGACAACGCCGTGGGGTCTTCGAAGGATTCGCGCACCACGGCCACGTCACCGACCGTGAGGGCATGCCCGGTGCTGGTGGAGCGGAGAATCATGCGCTCCACATCGGCCACGCCTCCGGCCACCCCCAGGGTCCGCACAAGGATTTCGCCGCGCGCCGTCTTCAGCGCGCCTCCGGGCACGTTGCGGTTCTGATTGGCCACGGCGGCGCGAATCTCTTCCAGGCTCAACCCGTACTGATCGAGCCGTTCCGGATCGATCTCGATGAGGATACGGCTGTCGCGCAAGCCGAAGATCGAGACGGTGGCGACGCCGTCGACGCGCCGGAGCCGATCGCGCACGTCCTTGGCGATCTCCCCCAACTCGCGCTCGGGGATGTCGCCGCTCAATGCGACGGTGATCACCGGGACGGCGGACAAGACCTCGCTCACCCGGGGCTCCTCGGCCTCCTCCGGTAGTCCGGCGACCTGGTCCAGGGCGGCGCGCACGTCCCCCAGAGCGCGGCTCATCTCGGTATCCGACTGCATCTGTAGACGGATTTCGGATTGCCCTTCGCGGGAAGTGGACAGCATCTCGTTGACGCCGTCCACGTTGCGGACCCTGTCCTCGATCTTGGCGGTGATGAGCTCCTCCACCTCTTCGGGCGAGGCGCCTCGGTACGTCGTATCGATCCGGATCACGCGGCGGGAGAAATCGGGGAACAACTCCCGCTTCATCCCGACAAAGGCGATGACCCCCGAGACGAGGATCAGGAGCACCACCAGGTTGACGATGACGGGGTTCCCGATCGAGAACTCGATCACCTTCTTCATGAGGAAAGATCCCGGCGCGTGACCACGCGAATGCGCGCGCCGTCCAGCAGCAGGCGCTGCCCGGCGGTGATGAGTAGGTCTCCGGGCTCAAGGCCCCCGGCGATCATGTAGCGTGCGCCGAAACGCCCGGCGATGCGCACCGCGCGCCGCGC carries:
- the nuoH gene encoding NADH-quinone oxidoreductase subunit NuoH → MEFTVQDLIQALLPAAIPAPVGYALAAILVAFAVLSLFVAPLAGVTSWLERRVWARMQSRVGPNRVGPQGILQWLADGVKNIQKEDIIPSSADRKLFLLAPYIVFAGFLGAFVVIPFGSWLIPADLNIGILYLLAITSLAVVGILMAGWSSNNKWSLLGGMRSAAQIVSYEIPAGLSVLTVIFLSGTLSMQGIIQAQGWAPQDWFIFYNPFTLVAFFMFFTSALAEGNRTPFDIPEAESELVAGYVTEYSGMRFLFFFFAEWGNLYVIGAIATTLFLGGWQIPATILGVTMAEYPVAKGVVEFTVFFAKSYMWVLVAMWIRGTLPRVRVDQLMAMCWKYMVPIAFVCMFGTIVLLVAWPDGNPALSLATLGFTVLVVLYFMWRVVYQIMHSRPELYLKPYV
- a CDS encoding NADH-quinone oxidoreductase subunit D; amino-acid sequence: MSEVSTGTGLHTEDMTLNVGPQHPSTHGVLRFVVKTDGEVINEAIPDVGYLHRSIEKIGEKCTWHGYVPYTDRADYLAAMFANQGFCMAAERLGGVEVPPRGEYCRVIACELNRVASHLIAVGTFGQDIGAITPFLHALRERETINDLMEEICGARLTYNYLRIGGVGYDIKPETCGRITAFLDHFETIVDEYNRLLSNNKIFIERLANVAVISKEDALQYNLVGPNLRASGVHWDIRRDIPYSVYPELDFDVPVGRGERGSQGDSYDRYYVRIRELLESCRILRQCLDKMPDGPAVAKVARKFKPPAGETYVRIEAPRGDMGYYVVSDGSEYPYRVRIRTGSFTAMSIIDKISPGIMVADLIALIASLDVDAPEIDR
- a CDS encoding NADH-quinone oxidoreductase subunit C, whose product is MTAKEIYERVRELCPDGVGGFDEEVPEPFFKVEPARVQEVCRALRDDEALRFHVLSDLTAVDLPKENVIQVVYHLYSYDSKEQTVVKVDLDRDAARIATVEEIWKVANWFEREVFDLFGVFFEGHSDLRRILLPEDWVGYPLRKDFVEQEEYDGISTERAPLVPENLR
- a CDS encoding NADH-quinone oxidoreductase subunit A, whose translation is MLFDFASVLCFTLLGAAFVWVNLLIGRLLRPSNPQLRKLMTYECGEPASGSAWVNFNVRFYFIALIFIIFEVEIAFIFPVAVVFRDWLQNDAGLFAFAAISVFTLIVFLGLIYDWCKGDLEWVKN
- a CDS encoding ABC transporter substrate-binding protein — encoded protein: MASVRITVACWDYDRTRPLQEGRVPVEGVELTYLPFRVEETFWRMLRYQDFDAAEMSMGSYLMSKDKGTPRFVAIPVFPSRAFRHSGIYIHTGSGIKAPGDLNGKRIGVPEYQMTAAIWQRGLLQHEYGVELEKVNWFTGGEETPGREEKLRPDLPETLSITPIGPEQTLSSMLENGDIDALISAHMPSPFVRRSPGVARLFPDFRAVEEAYFRKTGIFPIMHTLVFREDVYERHPWVAQNLYKAFCESKRLCAEAMYEYSALKYMMAWSIEQMEKEREVLGPDPWAYGLEPNRHVLETLVGYAHEQGLIKQRLEVDSLFAPSTLNEFKV
- a CDS encoding DUF2384 domain-containing protein, whose amino-acid sequence is MEDTMHLANVAATILGGCRAIGVTVNTDADMTKAVEGGFSVTTVDALRRRGVTENEIGRLIIKPRTLSHRRAGSGRLTVEESDRAARVARVIALAERTFGNQDKACRWLHKNLASLDDRRPIDLTQTAAGTRLVEDILAKIAWGAAA
- a CDS encoding RES family NAD+ phosphorylase is translated as MRLWRLSNAEDAHRFDGGYGLYHDGRWNTRGHLVTYCATGPALCVLEKLVHVEDPALLPDGTTLVCYEVPDELATDEVRTDQLPVNWRSNQPATQRIGDEWLHGAGGCLLRVPSVIVPIAESGDRNFLINHRHEAVTRIYISYTRMFEYDPRLFTFG
- the ribB gene encoding 3,4-dihydroxy-2-butanone-4-phosphate synthase, whose amino-acid sequence is MAVATIEESLEDIRQGKMVILMDDENRENEGDLTMAAELVTPEAINFMATWGRGLICLPLTEDKVAQLGLTMMVRDNTAPYGTAFTVSIDGVKNVTTGISASDRAETILAAIADDANPGDLCTPGHIFPLRARNGGVLVRTGQTEGSVDLCRLAGLKPAGVICEIMKDDGTMARLSDLEEFGEKYDLKLCTIKDLIEYRLKHDSLIHRVASTRLPTRYGGDFQAVVYNTHVDATEHLALIKGEISGDRETMVRVCTKFLPGDVFGFEFFDTGSVIKQSMELIAKEGAGVVLYLQPEGKGLRTDEAGKQRSFRDFGIGAQILRDLGVRKLRLVTNNPRNLVGLSGYGLEITSSVSFTTPPNTIGRPAAGG